From the genome of Solanum lycopersicum chromosome 12, SLM_r2.1:
GTCTAAATCAATacaaacaattataataaaccAAAACGTGCGACAAACAATCTGTGAAAGAGAATTGGCCAAAGAACATCCATTCTATTGCCTCAAATATAGGAATTTTTCACAAAAGGAATTGTAAGTGAGAAATTCAATAAAACAATGTAGATTCTACTAATTTATGAttaacaatcatatcattatttaattttcactaaatatagaatattattattttggtgtTTACGtaaaaagaattatgtaatataatgcaaataacTATTACAGAGGgcgtttttataaaaaataaaagtttgaaataaaattttaattttaaaaagaattccaaataatgagatttggctcaaatcttaaaaattaatattaaaaatttgaaatatttgtcaaataaataataaattatatgaaaaaaattatttgtaaaataatttgaaaaatttatggtCAAATGGAAGGACAACTAAATAGGGAGTAGTAAAACTCATCTAATTACAAATTAAAGTAGGGTATATTTCTCCAGTGTGTCGTCTGTAATCAATGGcttcttcactctctttcactTGTCATGTCGTCAACTTTCCCATTTGTGATCCTAAACTAACCAATAGAAACCCTAGTTTCCGATCCCTGCAACTTCCCCTTCGTTCAATTCAGTGTGGTATTCGTGAACTACGAGGAAGAATCGACACAATCAACAAAACCCAAAAAGTTACAGAAGCAATGAAACTAGTCGCAGCCGCTAAGATTCGTCGAGCACAAGAAGCAGTCATCAGTACTCGACCCTTTGCTGAAACCCTTGTTGATATGTTGTACAACATCACCCAACAGCTTCAGTTTGAAGAGGTAGATATACCGTTGACAGAAATAAGACCGGTAAAGAAAGTTGGCCTTGTTGTTATTGGAGGTGAAAGAGGTCTTTGTGGTGGTTTTAACAATGGGATTTTTAAGAAAGCAGAGAGCCGGATGGCGGAATTGACGAGTCTTGGAATTGGGTATACTTTGATTAGTGTTGGTAAGAAGAGTAATGCTTATTTTCGGAATGTTGATAGATTTGTTGTTGATAGATTTGAGAGTTTTCCGACTGCTAAAGAGGCTCAGGTTATAGCTGATgatgttttttctttgtttattagTGAACAAGTTGATAAAGTAGAGCTTTTGTACACTAAATTTGTTTCGTTGATTAAATCTGATCCGGTGATTCATACTTTGCTCCCATTAAGAGGAGAGGAGTTTTTTGATGAAGATGAGTTTTTTAGGTTGACTAGTAAGGAAGGTAAACTGAGTGTGGTGAGGGATTTGAGGGTGAAAAAGGGGGAATTTTTGCGTAATTTAGAGTATGAGCAAGATCCTGCTCAGATTCTTGATGCATTGATGCCATTATATTTGAATAGCCAGATTTTAAGGGCACTTCAAGAGTCATTTGCAAGTGAGGTTGCAGCTAGGATGAATGCAATGACTAGTGCAACGGATAATGCTGTTGAGTTGAGGAGGAACCTTTCTATTGCTTATAATCGGGAAAGGCAGGCGAAGATCACAGGTGAGATATTGGAAATTGTTGCTGGAGCAGATGCACTAATTACATAGATGCTGAAATTTCTGTAGGATGTTTAAGAAAACCATTGCTTTAAGTTGATAATCCCTTGTTCCAATCTGTCTTAAAGGGAGAGATCATCTCTTTCtatatgtgtgtatgtatgaataaaaaaatttatgattttttttcccaTTGGTTATTCAGTATcccatatttttataatttgttttttagaAGAAGGATGTAAGAAGTGAGTCCAAGTATAATCATGCTGTACAGTATGTTACTTATGCTTGTTAATTATTCATAGATTTTGTGAGAACCATATTTCAACATAAGTAGCTAGTAAGAGCTGCTTCTTTAACAAAAATGCAGAACCTTGGAGATGGAATTAGCTGCAGCAACGGCCTTGCAGGATTCTATAACTGAACCAAGAAGAGAAAATATCTCATGGTCATAGGGTGTTTACTAGGAGGCTGGAAATTGTGTATCTTATGcctaaaatttaattagtgcatttccttttcttcttcattgtcTTTACTAGGAGGCTGGAATTTGCTAAAGACTCTATAAGCTGAAATCACAGCTAAAGCAAGAAAACAACAAAGGGTGATGGCATGAAGAACCAAAACCAGCTTCAATCTACTGCAGAATTTTCCAAAAGAAGTGCAACCTTCACTCCATGACACCATTTGGTCACCATTGTAGGCTAAGTAAAGAATTTCCCAAATTGCAGCCAATGATGTAACCATTAAGTATGCTACAAGCTGTGTGGAGAAAACAAAAGTTACCTCAcatgaaacaaaacaaaaaatttagagaaaaaaattgactttttaaatttattatctacAACAAATCATTGAAGATATGAGTAAATAGGTTGAAGTAACACTAAACTATTACGAATTTACGAGTTTCATAGTTAAAATATTGAATCTTCACAGAACATCATGAACTACTATGAACTTATATTAaaagcataatacataaacatatcATTGAACTTTGCCTCCTATAGCATTTACACTCTCTAATTTTGGATGTGAACAAATAGACATTTAAACTGATGTAAAGTTAAATAAGTAGACACATATATCTTACTTGACATGCTACATGTCTGTCTATTTATGCCCTACATGACATCTATGTGTGtttacttattcaattttatacaaatttaagtatctACTCATCCATGTCAATAGTTAAACaactaaaattgaattaaaatggtTAAATACCACCTAAGAAACTGAAAGctaaatgatttctaaaatcAAATAAGTATCGCGTCCACTGCTACACTAcaccaaaaatgaaattaactttcttttttaaatgtttcGAAAGTCTATAGCATCAGTGAATTCAATGTCAATTAACATATGCCcgtaaaattataaaaattttaatataaatatttattattattacaaaacAAGTTGGTTTTTATTATAGAGCTCTCTACCAAGATCCAGAATCACAATTTCTTGAGAAAAGAAGTGGAAGTGAGAATTTAATTACCTGATCAGAAACAAAGAAAACCCATGCTTTAGTGACTAAACCCCTGACCCACAAAGCTATAGCAGTAAGCAGAGCATATCCACCTGATGCAGCACTAATGGTAACCATGTACCTGTTCAAATTTAcactattaattatttttatatatactatagTAAGGACAAAATCTGACTCCTAGTATCAAGGTTTTGTTGAGAGTACGTACAAAATTTCTCTGTTGACTAATCTTATTAGCttcgtaattatttttttataatgaaaattctgattctgccaaaaaaaaaaagaatgaatataCTGACTTGAGTCCTGTGAAATTGGTGAATTCCAGCTTCCCATAACTGCTATTGTTCTGTTGATTGGTGATAGAAAGCCAAATGGAGGCAATAGACAAAGGAATGACAAACAACCTTAGTGTACAGTCAAGGGCTTTAAgatttgatgtcattttgtTAGGTCAAAATGTAGAATAACTCCTCCTTACAGTACTTTACATATAGGGAGAAAGAGTTGGTGAATCTGTTTATGTTATTGAAATTTATTtggaattttaaatatttttagtagaAAAGAAGGATTCGAAATGATGAGTTTGAAGGGCCTATCTATAGTGGGAAGAAAGAGAACAAGTGGGGTGACCTTTCAAGAAGAGAAATCATGGATAAAAGGTTAGTGAGTTTTGGTTGGTGATATCTCTAATATCTAAAACATTGTACTCCTCCCACTCCCAAACAACAACATAGGTTGGCGTATAATCGTGAGACTATTGTATTCTTAATAAtgtctcaaaatttaaatttttcatatgaaGAAAGTTTAGTTAAAagcattttgaatttgaaattttgatatgGAGAAAATTAATTGAGAGCTTTATCACCAAATGAACCCGTAGAGCGGGATTTATATTTAGTCGGGGCTTCATATGAGTTATGGATAccgaatgaaaaaataaatatatatatatacacacacactatTAAATAAATGACATAGTACATAAACATG
Proteins encoded in this window:
- the LOC101257833 gene encoding ATP synthase gamma chain, chloroplastic-like; translated protein: MASSLSFTCHVVNFPICDPKLTNRNPSFRSLQLPLRSIQCGIRELRGRIDTINKTQKVTEAMKLVAAAKIRRAQEAVISTRPFAETLVDMLYNITQQLQFEEVDIPLTEIRPVKKVGLVVIGGERGLCGGFNNGIFKKAESRMAELTSLGIGYTLISVGKKSNAYFRNVDRFVVDRFESFPTAKEAQVIADDVFSLFISEQVDKVELLYTKFVSLIKSDPVIHTLLPLRGEEFFDEDEFFRLTSKEGKLSVVRDLRVKKGEFLRNLEYEQDPAQILDALMPLYLNSQILRALQESFASEVAARMNAMTSATDNAVELRRNLSIAYNRERQAKITGEILEIVAGADALIT
- the LOC101258334 gene encoding CASP-like protein 2D1, which codes for MTSNLKALDCTLRLFVIPLSIASIWLSITNQQNNSSYGKLEFTNFTGLKYMVTISAASGGYALLTAIALWVRGLVTKAWVFFVSDQLVAYLMVTSLAAIWEILYLAYNGDQMVSWSEGCTSFGKFCSRLKLVLVLHAITLCCFLALAVISAYRVFSKFQPPSKDNEEEKEMH